In Acidicapsa acidisoli, a single genomic region encodes these proteins:
- a CDS encoding alpha/beta hydrolase, whose translation MPASADKSVFPRPPLTSATPEAPKVPASLRSFDLCGPAGRLEALLNEGHPSAPFATLLCHPHPLGGGTMHNKVVYHAMKVFNGLGWPVLRFNFRGTGLSEGSHDGRAEADDVRAGLDWLSREYGKPIVAAGFSFGAAMGLNACCGHPGISGFAALGLPTHAEGRDYKYPFLPSCNFPKLFLSGDHDQYAPANQLRSVADSAREPKRLTLIENADHFFVGHLPAMQVALGQWLRATFLTAQDSDQDRAPDSDPDRPARESSSQ comes from the coding sequence ATGCCCGCAAGCGCCGACAAATCGGTTTTTCCGAGGCCGCCTCTCACTTCCGCAACGCCCGAAGCACCCAAAGTCCCGGCGTCGCTCCGCAGCTTCGATCTTTGCGGACCGGCTGGACGCCTGGAAGCGCTGCTGAACGAGGGCCATCCAAGCGCGCCCTTTGCCACGCTGCTCTGCCATCCCCACCCGCTCGGCGGGGGCACCATGCACAACAAAGTCGTGTACCACGCCATGAAAGTCTTCAACGGCCTCGGCTGGCCGGTCTTACGTTTCAACTTCCGCGGCACCGGATTGAGCGAAGGCTCACACGACGGCCGCGCCGAAGCAGACGACGTGCGAGCGGGCCTCGACTGGCTCAGCAGGGAATATGGCAAGCCCATCGTCGCCGCCGGCTTTTCCTTCGGAGCAGCCATGGGGCTGAATGCCTGTTGCGGCCACCCCGGAATCAGTGGCTTCGCCGCCCTCGGCCTTCCCACCCACGCCGAAGGCCGTGACTACAAATACCCGTTCCTGCCCAGCTGCAACTTCCCAAAACTCTTCCTAAGCGGCGACCACGACCAGTATGCCCCCGCCAATCAACTTCGCTCCGTGGCCGATTCCGCCCGCGAACCGAAACGGCTCACCCTGATCGAAAATGCCGATCATTTCTTTGTAGGCCATCTTCCAGCCATGCAGGTTGCGCTCGGCCAATGGCTTCGCGCAACCTTCCTGACGGCACAGGATTCAGACCAAGACCGGGCCCCAGACTCAGATCCAGACAGACCGGCACGAGAAAGTTCTTCCCAATGA
- a CDS encoding ATP-binding protein, whose translation METNLYNRVVATLLALATVALVLFAVFNLQQEGRYQQPDDGVIWTEGSSKVLPGLIAVRVMEGGPGAQAGIDPGDLLTAVNDHTIEFGADLDRELKHTDVYGKAEYSIIRRGISLDPITVIPIPADRGLQQFTRVEGLIYLAIGIYVLFRRWTAPRATHFYIFCLVSFALNTFHYTGKFDLLDWTIYWGNVVAEALQPALFLHFALVFPEESLRQRNRRWLLPVIYAPAFAVIVLRISAILFWQATFALKLRLDQIAIAYVAAYYVLAAILFLRSYARANTPLLRQQLKWLTRGTMLAVLPFTAIFAIPFLTGLPVPVLLQKVAGLSLVILPLTFSWAIVRYRLMDTDLIFKRGVAYTLATGTLVGVYFAVVALISEQIHTRLPEAVREWGLVLTILITAQLFDPLKRRFQSWIDQVFDRHRYDYRKALVDFGRGLSSETDLEALLRSIVDRLPSTLLVAKVAVFLADSPDASGHFRLAASHGLPFSGEQYTPRLDLDFLDFDLPGGHSHIFLENAQQTPHLPDEQQRTAALLDLNYYLPCRVQDATQTGVHGGTHPGAKTRTIAVIGLGRTIGGDFLSSEDVELLESLASYIGIALQNASLYARLEEQVSEFERLKEFNENIVESINVGILAVDLEDRIESWNAQMEAMYALSRKEAIGQPLTAVFPPEFIEAFDRFRNESGVHHLYKFRLTTRAGESRSANIAVAPLLSRDFVAVGRIVLVDDITERITLEAQLTQADKLSSIGLLAAGVAHEINTPLAVISSYAQMLTKQMKEDKRLTPLLERITQQTFRASEIANGLLNFSRTSTTEFRDTDLNQVIRDTLALVEHQMKTARITVAMELSDELPRIHGNPGKLQQVFLNLLLNAKDAMPQGGELRITTITNGHVEAVIADSGAGIAPEHLKRIYDPFFTTKSTPKPGERRGTGLGLSVSYGIIQEHAGKINVESTLGVGTTFHLEFPLLRNSVHA comes from the coding sequence ATGGAGACAAATCTATATAACCGGGTTGTTGCGACGCTATTGGCTCTCGCCACGGTAGCCCTGGTATTGTTCGCGGTCTTCAATCTCCAACAAGAGGGCCGTTACCAGCAGCCCGACGACGGAGTCATCTGGACCGAGGGAAGCAGCAAAGTCCTCCCCGGCCTGATCGCAGTGCGGGTCATGGAGGGCGGTCCCGGCGCTCAGGCCGGCATCGACCCGGGAGACTTGCTGACCGCAGTCAACGATCACACCATCGAATTCGGCGCGGACCTCGACCGCGAACTCAAGCACACCGATGTCTACGGCAAAGCCGAATACAGCATCATCCGCCGCGGCATTTCGCTGGACCCCATCACGGTCATTCCCATCCCCGCTGATCGCGGCCTGCAGCAGTTCACCCGTGTCGAAGGCCTCATCTATCTCGCCATTGGCATTTACGTCCTGTTCCGACGCTGGACCGCTCCCAGAGCCACGCACTTCTACATCTTTTGCCTGGTATCGTTCGCCCTCAACACCTTCCACTACACCGGCAAATTCGATCTTCTCGACTGGACCATCTATTGGGGCAACGTCGTCGCGGAAGCCCTGCAACCCGCGCTCTTTCTGCATTTCGCCCTTGTCTTTCCCGAGGAGAGCCTTCGCCAGCGCAACCGTCGCTGGCTGCTTCCGGTCATCTATGCGCCGGCGTTCGCCGTTATCGTCTTGCGCATCTCCGCCATCCTCTTCTGGCAGGCAACCTTCGCTCTCAAGCTCCGCCTCGATCAGATCGCAATCGCCTACGTGGCTGCGTATTATGTTTTGGCGGCAATCCTCTTCCTGCGCAGCTACGCCCGCGCTAACACTCCGCTCCTGCGCCAGCAACTCAAGTGGCTCACCCGCGGAACTATGCTCGCGGTCCTGCCTTTCACCGCTATCTTCGCAATTCCCTTCCTCACTGGTCTCCCTGTTCCGGTCCTGCTCCAGAAGGTCGCCGGACTCTCGCTCGTCATCCTGCCGCTTACCTTCAGTTGGGCCATCGTCCGCTACCGGCTCATGGACACCGACCTGATCTTCAAGCGCGGCGTAGCTTACACACTCGCCACGGGAACCCTCGTCGGCGTCTACTTCGCTGTCGTCGCCCTCATCTCCGAGCAGATCCACACCCGCCTGCCCGAAGCCGTCCGCGAATGGGGACTCGTCCTCACCATCCTCATTACCGCGCAGCTCTTCGACCCGCTCAAGCGCCGCTTCCAAAGCTGGATCGATCAGGTCTTCGACCGCCATCGCTATGATTACCGTAAGGCTCTTGTCGACTTCGGCCGCGGCCTCAGTTCCGAAACCGACCTCGAAGCCCTCCTGCGCTCCATCGTCGACCGCCTGCCCAGCACCCTGCTCGTCGCCAAAGTCGCTGTCTTCCTCGCCGACTCACCCGACGCATCCGGTCATTTCCGCCTCGCTGCCAGCCACGGCCTTCCCTTCAGCGGCGAACAATACACCCCGCGCCTCGATCTTGATTTCCTCGACTTCGACCTTCCCGGCGGCCATTCGCATATCTTCCTCGAAAACGCCCAGCAGACCCCCCATCTGCCCGACGAGCAGCAGCGCACCGCAGCCCTCCTCGACCTGAACTACTACCTTCCCTGCCGCGTACAGGACGCAACCCAGACCGGCGTCCACGGCGGCACTCACCCCGGAGCCAAAACCCGCACCATCGCCGTCATCGGCCTCGGGCGCACCATTGGCGGCGACTTCCTCTCCAGCGAAGACGTCGAGCTCCTCGAGTCCCTCGCCAGCTACATCGGCATCGCCCTTCAGAACGCCAGCCTCTACGCCCGCCTCGAAGAGCAGGTCAGCGAATTCGAGCGCCTCAAGGAATTCAACGAAAACATCGTCGAATCCATCAACGTCGGCATCCTCGCCGTCGATCTCGAAGACCGCATCGAGAGCTGGAACGCGCAGATGGAGGCCATGTACGCCCTCAGCCGCAAGGAAGCCATCGGCCAGCCGCTCACCGCCGTCTTCCCACCCGAGTTCATCGAGGCCTTCGACCGTTTCCGAAACGAGTCCGGCGTCCATCACCTCTACAAATTCCGCCTCACTACTCGCGCCGGCGAATCCCGCTCCGCCAACATCGCTGTCGCCCCGCTGCTCTCGCGCGACTTCGTCGCCGTCGGCCGCATCGTCCTCGTCGACGACATCACCGAGCGCATTACTCTTGAAGCGCAGCTCACCCAGGCCGACAAGCTCAGTTCCATCGGTCTTCTCGCCGCTGGCGTAGCCCACGAAATCAATACCCCGCTCGCCGTCATCAGCTCCTATGCGCAAATGCTCACCAAGCAGATGAAGGAAGACAAGCGCCTCACGCCTCTTCTCGAACGCATCACCCAGCAAACCTTCCGCGCCTCCGAGATCGCAAATGGCCTGCTCAACTTCTCCCGCACCAGCACCACCGAGTTCCGCGATACCGACCTCAACCAGGTCATCCGCGACACCCTCGCGCTCGTTGAGCATCAGATGAAGACCGCCCGCATTACCGTCGCCATGGAACTCTCAGACGAGCTCCCGCGCATCCATGGCAACCCCGGCAAACTGCAACAGGTCTTCCTCAACCTGCTTCTGAACGCCAAAGACGCCATGCCCCAAGGCGGCGAACTGCGCATCACCACCATCACCAATGGCCACGTCGAGGCTGTCATCGCAGATTCCGGCGCAGGCATCGCCCCCGAACACCTCAAGCGCATTTATGATCCTTTCTTTACCACCAAATCTACGCCCAAGCCTGGCGAGCGGCGCGGCACCGGCCTCGGTCTCTCCGTCAGCTACGGCATCATTCAGGAACACGCCGGTAAAATCAACGTCGAGAGCACTCTCGGCGTTGGAACCACTTTTCATTTAGAGTTCCCCCTCTTAAGGAATTCCGTCCATGCCTGA
- a CDS encoding glycoside hydrolase family 127 protein → MNRRKFVQAAALAPLAAGNLRSAFASGFSSSAESGKAAVSMAEQDWPGTPIHDRYELTLRRVLEGRSPEYTEEFVLDDVRPAAGRRFTEYSGDISGRYIGALSTASRVYGTHFPGLDALVAKVIALQKPDGYFGSGFHYEKPTDLDMALLWGNGRLLVGLIEYYRLVPSPAVLAACVRLGNFLVRVGPLMLSNEIRDGFGAQHFASSYICWTQQVEGLANLYQVTRDERYRVLAEAIIAVTERRAGDHAHGYLTSVRGWVDLYNAFPDSVLLRRCEAAWQDVVQSQDLLITGGVPEGWSPNNHRTEGCGETDWVRLSLALWKATDNAPYLQMAERTIFNELAFNQYEMGDFGHRVYTETGLPAAGAVRAWWCCTLHGLRCFPDIQNNVFRAQEGGLTFDLPMDGRIEKPGLSAKAESFLAHDATVRITILSAGKAPASLSIRRPEWANELSVKINNVAIQQSAEDGYVRLRREWRAGDLVALRYGMEVRQEDAGKNRTAYFFGPWLLGAPASENPAYFNELTPENRLAGMEAGSPGNPPPPALIPAFVVPIAQTPFHYIPAEYPEQPGRVVLRAIAEQTGQPTTSWELRFLTQSRS, encoded by the coding sequence ATGAATCGGAGGAAGTTCGTTCAGGCTGCCGCTCTGGCTCCGTTGGCTGCGGGGAATTTGCGGTCTGCGTTCGCGTCTGGCTTTTCGTCGTCTGCTGAGAGCGGCAAGGCGGCGGTTTCTATGGCGGAGCAGGACTGGCCGGGGACTCCGATTCACGACCGTTATGAACTGACCCTTCGGCGGGTACTGGAGGGCAGATCGCCAGAATACACCGAGGAATTTGTGCTCGACGATGTGCGGCCTGCTGCCGGGCGGCGATTTACGGAATACAGCGGGGATATTTCGGGCCGATATATTGGCGCATTATCTACGGCATCCCGAGTCTACGGAACCCATTTTCCGGGCTTGGATGCGCTGGTCGCGAAGGTGATCGCGCTGCAGAAGCCGGATGGCTACTTCGGGAGCGGGTTTCATTATGAGAAGCCGACCGATCTGGATATGGCGTTGCTTTGGGGCAATGGCCGGCTGCTGGTGGGGCTGATCGAGTATTACCGGCTCGTGCCGTCGCCGGCGGTGCTGGCAGCCTGCGTCCGGCTGGGGAATTTCCTGGTGCGGGTGGGGCCGCTGATGCTTTCCAATGAGATTCGCGATGGATTTGGAGCCCAGCATTTTGCTTCGAGCTATATCTGCTGGACGCAGCAGGTGGAGGGGCTTGCCAACCTGTATCAGGTGACGCGGGACGAGCGGTATCGGGTCCTTGCCGAGGCGATTATCGCGGTTACGGAAAGGCGCGCCGGAGACCATGCGCATGGGTATCTGACGAGCGTACGCGGGTGGGTGGATCTGTACAACGCGTTTCCCGACAGCGTGTTGCTTCGCAGGTGCGAGGCGGCCTGGCAGGATGTGGTGCAGTCGCAGGATCTGCTGATTACCGGGGGAGTTCCTGAAGGTTGGAGCCCGAATAACCACCGCACCGAGGGCTGCGGAGAGACCGATTGGGTCAGGCTGAGCCTGGCGCTCTGGAAGGCGACGGACAACGCACCGTATCTGCAAATGGCGGAGCGGACAATCTTCAACGAACTCGCCTTTAATCAGTACGAGATGGGGGACTTCGGCCACCGGGTGTATACGGAAACGGGTTTACCGGCTGCCGGTGCGGTGCGGGCATGGTGGTGCTGCACGCTGCATGGTTTGCGTTGTTTTCCCGATATTCAGAACAACGTCTTTCGGGCGCAAGAAGGCGGGTTGACTTTTGACCTCCCGATGGATGGCCGGATCGAGAAACCCGGTCTCTCTGCGAAAGCTGAGTCGTTTCTGGCTCATGATGCAACGGTGCGAATAACCATCCTGTCGGCGGGGAAGGCGCCGGCGTCGCTGAGTATTCGCAGGCCAGAATGGGCAAATGAGTTGTCCGTCAAGATCAACAACGTGGCGATTCAGCAATCGGCGGAAGATGGCTATGTGAGGCTTCGGCGCGAATGGCGGGCAGGGGATTTGGTTGCTTTGCGTTACGGGATGGAAGTGCGGCAGGAAGATGCGGGGAAGAACCGGACGGCGTACTTCTTCGGGCCATGGCTGCTGGGCGCGCCGGCTTCGGAGAATCCTGCTTACTTCAATGAGCTAACCCCGGAAAACCGGCTGGCGGGGATGGAGGCTGGATCGCCGGGCAATCCTCCGCCTCCGGCTTTGATTCCGGCCTTTGTTGTGCCGATTGCGCAGACGCCGTTTCATTACATTCCCGCGGAGTATCCGGAGCAACCGGGGCGTGTCGTTCTGCGGGCGATTGCAGAGCAGACCGGGCAGCCTACTACGTCCTGGGAGTTGCGATTTCTGACGCAGTCGAGATCATGA
- a CDS encoding M20/M25/M40 family metallo-hydrolase, whose translation MTLDPIWLTRELVGIDSTTYHEGAAGDFLEEFLASRGWVVEKTPVPQPEESGRTGERWNVYAGPDAPELVFSTHIDTVPPYIPFSEDAEFMYGRGVTDAKGIIAAQVAAAERLRAEGYAVGLLFLSGEERDSAGAKVANENAKASRFLINGEPTDNRLALASKGALRVVLTARGTMAHSAYPELGESAIHKLVEVLARMRALELPVEEDIGPSTLNIGLIQGGRAPNVIADHAEAQVLIRLVCDSASTRAAIEECAAGLAEVDFTLEIPFVRLRSLEGFPTMVAKFTTDIPQLNNWGEPLLLGPGSIHVAHTPYEKLAKRELLEAVDLYVEVAKRLLG comes from the coding sequence ATGACGCTGGACCCGATTTGGCTCACGCGTGAGTTGGTGGGGATTGATTCGACAACCTATCACGAAGGCGCGGCTGGAGATTTTCTGGAGGAATTTCTGGCGAGCCGCGGTTGGGTAGTCGAGAAGACGCCGGTTCCGCAGCCGGAGGAGAGTGGTCGCACCGGGGAGCGATGGAATGTGTATGCGGGGCCGGATGCTCCGGAACTGGTCTTTTCCACGCATATCGATACGGTTCCGCCCTACATTCCTTTCAGCGAGGACGCTGAATTCATGTACGGACGCGGGGTTACGGACGCCAAAGGGATCATTGCCGCGCAGGTAGCCGCGGCGGAGAGGTTGCGGGCCGAGGGTTACGCGGTCGGGCTGCTCTTTCTTTCGGGCGAGGAGCGGGATTCTGCCGGGGCGAAGGTTGCGAATGAGAATGCCAAGGCGAGCCGGTTCCTGATCAATGGCGAGCCGACAGACAATCGGCTGGCGCTGGCGTCAAAGGGCGCATTACGGGTGGTTCTGACGGCGCGGGGAACGATGGCGCATTCTGCGTATCCGGAGCTGGGCGAGAGTGCGATTCACAAGCTGGTGGAAGTGCTGGCGCGGATGCGGGCTCTCGAACTGCCCGTCGAAGAAGATATCGGGCCAAGCACGCTGAATATCGGACTGATTCAGGGCGGACGCGCACCGAATGTGATTGCCGATCACGCGGAGGCACAGGTGCTGATCCGGCTGGTGTGCGATTCGGCGAGTACTCGGGCGGCGATTGAGGAGTGTGCCGCAGGGCTGGCGGAGGTCGATTTTACGCTGGAGATACCCTTTGTCCGTCTACGTTCGCTGGAGGGATTTCCGACGATGGTGGCGAAATTCACCACGGATATTCCTCAGTTGAACAATTGGGGCGAGCCGCTGCTGCTTGGACCGGGGTCGATCCATGTGGCGCATACGCCATATGAAAAGCTGGCGAAGCGCGAGCTGCTGGAAGCGGTGGATCTGTACGTCGAGGTTGCGAAAAGGCTCCTCGGCTGA
- a CDS encoding Spy/CpxP family protein refolding chaperone, which translates to MATGTGASGMRKIGAGLAVAVLAVVGAATVWAQGPEGGLGMGPHRPPMEREMGPQGDHPRWWNGQHAIEKLKLTDAQRKAMDDIYMQHRLTLVDLHATLEKAELAMEPLMSADQPDEGRILAQIDQVAQARAELEKANARMLLGLRRQLTPEQWKIMQADRAARRESMHHGGSGQGDGPRWHRDGQGSGASGGGTPPPSPGSGENE; encoded by the coding sequence ATGGCGACGGGGACTGGGGCATCGGGGATGAGGAAAATCGGAGCGGGGTTGGCGGTTGCCGTGCTGGCGGTTGTGGGTGCAGCCACTGTTTGGGCGCAGGGCCCGGAGGGCGGATTGGGCATGGGGCCGCATCGGCCTCCGATGGAGCGGGAGATGGGCCCGCAGGGCGACCATCCACGGTGGTGGAATGGGCAACATGCGATCGAGAAGCTGAAGCTGACGGATGCGCAGCGGAAGGCGATGGACGATATTTACATGCAACACCGGCTGACGCTGGTGGATCTGCACGCCACGCTGGAAAAGGCGGAACTGGCGATGGAGCCGCTGATGAGCGCGGATCAGCCCGACGAAGGCAGGATTCTGGCACAGATCGACCAGGTGGCGCAGGCCCGGGCGGAGTTGGAAAAGGCCAATGCGCGGATGCTGCTTGGGCTTCGCAGGCAGTTGACGCCGGAGCAGTGGAAGATTATGCAGGCGGATCGCGCGGCGCGCAGAGAGTCAATGCACCACGGCGGATCCGGTCAGGGCGATGGGCCGAGGTGGCATAGAGACGGTCAGGGTTCTGGAGCATCAGGCGGCGGGACTCCGCCTCCCTCGCCGGGCTCGGGTGAGAACGAATAA
- a CDS encoding porin family protein → MHLRAFCATAALIVLPGFGVHAANAQVVAPATAGGRPIGISVGVSDYDIDNGPGRRMQGLVLRGGVGLFHGLGIDANARSIFINTPPQLTRMQQNTFLGGGFYEPATFWHIRPFVRFGAGIGTIEFPSRNPLYTRDSYAVAAPSGGLEIPITRRVYFRGEYEYQFWRQYHGPNDLTPQGGTVGVTYYLRAVRERPHPAY, encoded by the coding sequence ATGCATTTGAGAGCTTTTTGTGCCACGGCAGCTTTAATCGTCCTGCCGGGATTTGGTGTTCATGCGGCAAATGCGCAGGTGGTGGCGCCGGCGACTGCGGGAGGCCGTCCGATTGGAATCAGTGTCGGCGTCTCGGATTATGACATTGACAACGGCCCCGGACGCAGGATGCAGGGCCTTGTTCTCCGCGGCGGAGTGGGCCTCTTTCATGGTCTTGGCATCGATGCCAATGCACGGTCGATCTTCATCAATACGCCACCGCAACTGACCCGGATGCAACAGAATACATTCCTTGGTGGCGGGTTTTACGAGCCTGCTACGTTCTGGCATATCCGGCCATTCGTGCGCTTCGGGGCGGGAATCGGAACTATCGAATTTCCTTCAAGAAATCCTTTGTATACTCGTGATTCTTATGCGGTTGCTGCTCCGAGCGGCGGCCTGGAGATTCCGATCACGAGAAGGGTGTATTTCCGCGGTGAGTATGAGTATCAGTTCTGGCGGCAATACCATGGCCCGAACGATCTGACCCCCCAGGGAGGTACGGTCGGAGTGACCTACTACCTGCGAGCAGTGCGTGAGCGTCCCCATCCTGCGTATTGA
- the araD gene encoding L-ribulose-5-phosphate 4-epimerase AraD, which produces MLLPALREQVLHANQEIARRGLAVHTFGNASGIDRAGADGSGKEPLVAIKPSGVSYATLTAADLVLTRLDGTIIEGTLNPSSDLDTHLLLYREFPQIGGVVHTHSEFATSWAQACQPIPCLGTTHADYFHGPVPITESLTAEEVHEAYVLNTGAVIARLFRDQNLDPIAVPGVLVAGHAPFAWGKTPAAAVENADLLEYIARLAYRTLTLGAPADGLAQYVAEHHYQRKHGPKATYGQKAV; this is translated from the coding sequence ATGCTTCTACCCGCTCTTCGCGAACAAGTCCTCCACGCCAACCAGGAAATCGCGCGCCGTGGACTCGCGGTCCACACCTTCGGCAACGCCAGCGGAATTGACCGCGCAGGAGCTGACGGCTCCGGCAAAGAACCTCTCGTAGCCATCAAACCCAGCGGCGTCAGCTACGCCACCCTCACCGCCGCCGATCTCGTCCTCACCCGTCTCGACGGCACAATCATTGAGGGCACGCTGAACCCCTCAAGCGACCTCGATACCCACCTGCTTCTCTACCGCGAATTCCCCCAGATCGGCGGCGTCGTCCACACTCACTCCGAGTTCGCAACCTCCTGGGCGCAGGCCTGCCAGCCCATCCCCTGCCTCGGTACCACCCACGCCGACTACTTCCACGGCCCCGTTCCCATCACCGAATCCCTCACCGCCGAAGAAGTCCACGAAGCCTATGTCCTCAACACCGGCGCAGTCATCGCCCGTCTCTTTCGCGACCAGAACCTCGACCCCATCGCCGTCCCCGGAGTCCTCGTCGCCGGCCACGCGCCCTTCGCCTGGGGCAAAACCCCGGCAGCCGCCGTCGAAAACGCGGACCTCCTCGAATACATCGCCCGCCTCGCCTACCGCACCCTAACTCTGGGAGCCCCAGCGGACGGTCTGGCCCAATACGTGGCCGAACACCACTACCAGCGCAAACATGGCCCCAAAGCAACCTACGGACAAAAGGCGGTGTGA
- a CDS encoding glycerate kinase type-2 family protein — MTTSELALESLHATATDIFTQALDACSIESAFDRRIRFEGTTLHRLLPESGGATTLDLKDFKRIAVIAIGKAAPAMLDTLLTRMKRRQGLRGICCSFEIPPNRNWRIRYFEGGHPLPTEGSFAAARATLALLRKARKDTLVIFLISGGASALFDLPLDPEITLEDTMVFHQALIASGAPITEINVVRKHFSAVKGGRLAIAAPESTKISILLPDVPLRSLDTLASGPTSPDHTTVEQAHAILAKYKLLPEFPDSVRAFFERGDLPESPGNKSRLAPFLPRLPWKDNPAAIPRKTDQAALTTEDDAFRNSIFEVLLSSHDLVESARTIAEKLGYHTVVDNSCDDWDYADAAGYLLQRFHALRAEHPHCCLISGGEVTVTLNRTPGAGGRNQQFALACALELNRYPGENILVLSAGSDGIDGNTRAAGAIADPTTVSRAIAYGYKPSEALETFNACPLFTALGDSVVTGPTGHNLRDLRLLISEPAASSQS, encoded by the coding sequence ATGACAACCAGCGAACTAGCCCTAGAGTCCCTTCACGCCACCGCGACCGATATCTTCACGCAGGCACTCGACGCCTGCAGTATCGAGTCGGCCTTTGACCGCCGCATTCGCTTCGAAGGCACGACGCTCCACCGCCTGCTGCCTGAAAGCGGCGGCGCAACCACTTTGGATCTCAAAGACTTCAAGCGCATCGCCGTCATCGCCATCGGCAAAGCCGCCCCAGCCATGCTCGATACCCTGCTCACGCGCATGAAACGTCGCCAGGGCCTGCGCGGCATCTGCTGCTCCTTTGAGATTCCCCCCAATCGCAACTGGCGGATTCGCTACTTCGAAGGCGGGCATCCGCTCCCGACCGAAGGCTCTTTCGCTGCAGCGCGCGCCACCCTCGCGCTCCTCCGCAAAGCCCGCAAGGACACCCTCGTTATTTTTCTCATTTCCGGCGGTGCATCGGCGCTATTCGATCTACCTCTCGACCCCGAAATCACGCTCGAAGACACTATGGTCTTCCATCAGGCGCTCATCGCCAGCGGCGCGCCGATCACTGAGATCAACGTCGTACGCAAACACTTCTCCGCCGTCAAAGGCGGACGTCTCGCCATTGCCGCGCCTGAGTCGACCAAGATTTCCATTCTTCTGCCGGATGTACCACTGCGGAGCCTCGACACCCTCGCCTCAGGACCGACATCGCCGGACCACACCACAGTGGAACAGGCCCACGCAATACTCGCCAAATACAAACTCCTGCCCGAGTTCCCCGATTCAGTACGCGCCTTTTTTGAGCGTGGAGATCTGCCGGAATCCCCCGGTAACAAAAGCCGCCTCGCGCCATTTCTGCCGCGACTACCCTGGAAAGACAATCCCGCCGCAATCCCGCGCAAAACGGATCAAGCCGCCCTGACCACCGAAGACGACGCATTTCGCAACTCCATCTTCGAGGTCCTGCTCTCTAGTCACGATCTCGTCGAAAGCGCCCGCACCATTGCGGAGAAACTCGGCTACCACACCGTCGTCGACAACTCCTGCGACGACTGGGATTACGCCGACGCAGCGGGCTATCTCCTGCAGCGCTTCCACGCACTTCGCGCCGAGCATCCCCACTGTTGTCTCATCTCCGGCGGCGAAGTCACAGTCACGCTCAACCGCACTCCCGGAGCCGGCGGCCGCAACCAGCAATTCGCTCTCGCCTGCGCCCTCGAACTCAATCGCTATCCCGGCGAAAATATCCTCGTCCTCAGCGCCGGCTCCGACGGCATCGACGGCAACACCCGCGCCGCCGGAGCCATCGCCGATCCCACTACCGTCAGCCGCGCTATCGCATACGGCTACAAGCCCTCGGAGGCGCTGGAAACCTTCAACGCCTGTCCCCTCTTCACCGCTCTCGGTGATTCGGTCGTGACCGGCCCCACCGGCCACAATCTCCGCGACCTGCGTCTGCTCATCTCCGAACCTGCGGCATCTTCCCAAAGTTAG
- a CDS encoding RNA polymerase sigma factor, which yields MGKRAVAAAFARDDSADFAEVATRYRPQIFRFLLASLRDPDAAETLTQDCLLKAHRNWASFRGESSVMTWLLRIAINLQKDHWRSRRLQFWKLTATNSVDAQDASQWLPSGESSPEQQVMAKDQVRLVWKVVKGLSDRQRTVFLLRHVEEMEIHEIASTIGLSEGTVKAHLSRAMVRVRAELGGKR from the coding sequence ATGGGCAAGCGAGCGGTAGCCGCCGCATTTGCGCGAGACGACTCGGCGGACTTTGCCGAGGTCGCAACTCGCTACAGGCCGCAGATTTTTCGCTTTTTGCTGGCATCGCTGCGCGATCCGGATGCGGCTGAGACGCTGACCCAGGACTGTCTGCTGAAGGCGCATCGAAACTGGGCCAGCTTTCGTGGCGAATCCAGCGTGATGACCTGGCTGCTGCGGATCGCGATCAATCTTCAGAAGGATCATTGGCGCAGCCGCCGGTTGCAGTTCTGGAAGTTGACCGCCACCAACTCGGTGGATGCGCAGGATGCGAGCCAGTGGCTGCCCAGCGGGGAATCGTCACCGGAGCAGCAGGTGATGGCCAAGGATCAGGTTCGGCTGGTGTGGAAAGTGGTCAAGGGTCTGAGCGATCGGCAGCGGACGGTCTTCCTGTTGCGGCACGTGGAAGAGATGGAGATCCACGAGATCGCGAGCACAATAGGGTTAAGTGAGGGAACGGTGAAGGCGCACCTGTCGCGGGCCATGGTCCGGGTGCGGGCTGAACTGGGAGGAAAACGATGA